The proteins below come from a single Natrinema sp. SYSU A 869 genomic window:
- the phoU gene encoding phosphate signaling complex protein PhoU — translation MTRTGYRERLERLREAVVAMGDLVSERLADAITALFTDDRTLAGEVIAGDDAINDRYLDIEHECLDLLALYQPVAGDLRFVVAAFQIVTDLERIGDLATNLAGYTVDSTGTAPTLPDVDFERIAALALELVEDSINAFVTDDATACFAVANRDDELDDRCAVVMERLVQTLIDVRVDGDGRIGSQPGRNVSGDRPIEDVLTDVSRTFVIVRDLERVGDHAANVAARTLYALESSEELLA, via the coding sequence ATGACCCGAACGGGCTACCGAGAGCGTCTCGAGCGCCTCCGCGAGGCAGTCGTCGCAATGGGCGATCTGGTCTCCGAGCGACTCGCCGACGCCATCACTGCACTGTTTACCGACGATCGAACGCTCGCCGGCGAGGTGATCGCCGGCGACGATGCGATCAACGATCGCTATCTCGACATCGAACACGAGTGTCTCGACCTGCTCGCACTGTACCAGCCCGTCGCCGGCGACCTCCGATTCGTCGTCGCCGCCTTTCAGATCGTCACCGATCTCGAGCGGATAGGTGATCTCGCGACCAACCTAGCGGGGTATACGGTGGATTCGACCGGAACCGCGCCGACGCTTCCCGACGTCGATTTCGAACGGATCGCCGCACTTGCGCTCGAGCTGGTCGAGGATTCGATTAACGCATTCGTGACGGACGACGCGACGGCCTGTTTCGCGGTCGCCAACCGGGACGACGAACTCGACGACCGGTGTGCCGTCGTGATGGAGCGTCTCGTTCAGACCCTCATCGACGTACGCGTCGACGGCGACGGTCGAATCGGCAGTCAACCGGGCCGGAACGTATCCGGTGACCGACCAATCGAGGACGTACTCACGGACGTCTCGCGAACGTTCGTGATCGTCCGTGACCTCGAGCGTGTCGGCGATCACGCGGCGAACGTGGCCGCCCGAACGCTATACGCACTCGAGAGTAGCGAGGAGTTACTTGCGTGA
- a CDS encoding phosphate ABC transporter substrate-binding protein PstS family protein, with the protein MRIDQFDGALRGVSRRQFITATGVGGATALAGCLGSDTDDDDDPETTDQGEPGGSEELSGEVTVTGSSTVYPISEEMAARFMAENPAVTVTVESTGSGGGFERHFCPGDSDINGASRQIKSTEKNHCAENDVTPVEMQIAGDALTMAVSTENTWADCLSFDELARIWSEDGAETWAEIDSDWPDEEFELYGPDTTSGTYDWFTQTVVSRVGPHRSDYVGTEDDTTIVQGLEESPYAMGYFGFSYYAENEDRVTALDIKANKGDACGEPSLQAASDGTYPMARPLFMYPSAEALQREEVSEFVRFYLEKATAEWIADNVNYVPSSDEQSAANLDRLAEIAGE; encoded by the coding sequence ATGAGAATCGACCAGTTCGATGGGGCTCTCCGGGGGGTTTCGCGGCGGCAATTTATTACGGCGACGGGTGTGGGGGGTGCGACCGCTCTCGCTGGCTGTCTCGGGTCCGATACCGACGACGATGATGACCCCGAGACCACCGATCAGGGCGAACCCGGGGGCAGCGAGGAGCTCTCGGGCGAAGTCACGGTCACGGGCTCGAGTACGGTCTATCCGATTTCCGAGGAGATGGCCGCCCGTTTCATGGCGGAGAACCCGGCAGTAACCGTCACGGTCGAGTCGACCGGGAGCGGTGGCGGGTTCGAACGGCACTTCTGTCCCGGCGATTCGGATATCAACGGTGCATCCCGGCAAATCAAGTCCACGGAGAAAAATCACTGCGCAGAAAACGACGTCACACCGGTCGAGATGCAGATCGCGGGCGACGCGCTGACGATGGCTGTCAGCACCGAGAACACGTGGGCGGACTGTCTGTCCTTCGACGAACTGGCCCGAATCTGGAGCGAGGACGGTGCTGAGACGTGGGCCGAGATCGACTCCGATTGGCCCGACGAGGAGTTCGAACTCTACGGCCCCGACACGACGTCCGGAACGTACGACTGGTTTACCCAGACAGTTGTCAGCAGGGTCGGCCCCCATCGGAGCGACTACGTCGGCACCGAAGACGACACGACCATCGTTCAAGGGCTCGAGGAGAGCCCGTACGCGATGGGCTATTTTGGCTTCTCTTACTACGCAGAGAACGAAGACCGAGTCACGGCACTCGATATCAAAGCGAACAAGGGCGACGCCTGCGGAGAACCGAGTCTGCAGGCGGCCAGCGACGGGACGTACCCGATGGCCCGCCCGCTGTTCATGTATCCCTCCGCAGAAGCCCTCCAGCGCGAGGAGGTTTCCGAATTCGTCCGGTTCTACCTCGAGAAGGCGACGGCCGAGTGGATCGCGGACAATGTCAACTACGTGCCCTCGAGCGACGAGCAGTCCGCCGCAAATCTGGATAGGCTCGCGGAGATCGCTGGCGAGTAA
- a CDS encoding PstS family phosphate ABC transporter substrate-binding protein — translation MSRDTTASLSTGFGRRDFLAAASVALSGGLAGCTGVFAAEGNQVNIAGSSTVFPVTEAIASAFSEENPTINLSLSKTGTGGGFGNFFCAGRTDINNASRSIADAEIEQCGDSDVTPLEFPIATDALTVVANPDADWVDCLTVEQLREIWRTDGAERWSDINEEWPDQEFELYGAATTSGTFDYFNEAILGEEANHTGDYYATERDRSIVQGVRGFQNAIGYFGFAYYSENPDRIKAISIDNGNGCVEPSIETAKSGEYRPLSRPLFIYVAKESLAQPAVRDFARFYMERATTDLVSDVGYVPITETQRDENLEKLETAIEEVTE, via the coding sequence ATGTCGAGAGATACCACGGCGTCTTTGTCGACCGGCTTCGGTCGACGTGATTTTCTCGCCGCGGCAAGCGTTGCCCTCTCCGGCGGCTTGGCCGGCTGTACCGGCGTCTTCGCCGCGGAGGGCAACCAAGTAAACATCGCGGGAAGCAGCACGGTGTTTCCCGTGACCGAGGCGATCGCGTCCGCCTTCTCCGAAGAGAATCCTACGATCAACCTCTCGCTCAGTAAGACCGGGACGGGTGGTGGGTTCGGGAACTTCTTCTGTGCGGGACGAACCGATATCAACAACGCGAGCCGATCGATCGCGGATGCCGAGATCGAACAGTGTGGCGACAGCGATGTCACGCCGCTCGAGTTCCCGATCGCGACGGACGCGCTGACGGTCGTCGCCAACCCGGACGCGGACTGGGTCGACTGTCTCACCGTCGAACAACTCCGCGAGATCTGGCGCACCGACGGCGCCGAGCGCTGGAGCGATATCAACGAGGAGTGGCCCGATCAGGAGTTCGAACTCTACGGCGCTGCGACGACCTCGGGCACGTTCGACTACTTCAACGAGGCGATCCTCGGTGAAGAGGCAAACCACACGGGCGACTACTACGCGACCGAGCGCGATCGATCGATCGTTCAGGGCGTTCGCGGCTTCCAGAACGCGATCGGATACTTCGGCTTTGCGTACTACAGCGAAAATCCGGATCGAATCAAAGCAATCTCGATCGATAATGGAAACGGCTGCGTCGAGCCGTCGATCGAGACGGCTAAATCCGGCGAGTACAGGCCCCTCTCGCGACCCCTGTTCATCTACGTCGCCAAGGAATCGCTCGCGCAACCGGCAGTCCGGGACTTCGCTCGCTTCTACATGGAACGAGCCACGACGGATCTGGTCTCCGATGTCGGCTACGTCCCGATCACCGAAACCCAGCGCGACGAGAACCTCGAGAAACTCGAGACCGCGATCGAGGAGGTGACCGAATGA
- the pstC gene encoding phosphate ABC transporter permease subunit PstC has product MSQPDFSHDGIRTARGTVFRYLFMLCALLSILTTAAIILTLVVDAIAFFQTVSPVEFLTGTRWSPTNEPIAFGVLPLISGTLIITVGSAMIALPIGLLTAIYLSEYASERQRAYLKPALEVLAGVPTVVYGYFALVYVTPALDTFLPLSTFNALSASIMVGIMIIPMVSSISEDSMSAVPDSLREASYGLGATKFTVSTSVVVPAALSGIFSSFILALSRAIGETMIVAIAAGQTPRMADVADPAGMFLDSIQTMTAAMVQIGTGDIVGQGVAYKSLFAVGLALFIITFVMNLISEIVASRYREVYR; this is encoded by the coding sequence ATGAGCCAACCGGACTTCTCTCACGACGGCATTCGCACCGCACGCGGCACGGTGTTCCGATACCTCTTCATGCTGTGTGCGCTCCTGTCGATTCTGACGACCGCCGCAATCATTCTGACGCTGGTCGTCGACGCGATCGCGTTCTTCCAGACCGTCTCGCCCGTCGAGTTCCTCACGGGCACGCGATGGAGTCCAACGAACGAACCGATCGCGTTCGGCGTCCTGCCGCTGATCTCGGGGACGCTGATCATCACCGTCGGCTCAGCGATGATCGCGCTCCCGATCGGCCTGCTGACCGCGATCTATCTCAGCGAGTACGCCTCCGAGCGCCAGCGAGCGTACCTCAAGCCCGCACTCGAGGTTCTGGCGGGCGTCCCGACGGTCGTCTACGGCTACTTCGCGCTCGTCTATGTCACGCCGGCACTGGACACGTTCTTGCCCCTGTCGACGTTCAACGCGCTCTCGGCGTCGATCATGGTCGGGATCATGATCATTCCGATGGTCTCCTCGATCAGCGAGGACTCGATGAGCGCGGTGCCGGACTCGCTTCGCGAGGCCAGTTACGGCCTCGGTGCGACGAAGTTCACCGTCTCCACGTCTGTCGTCGTTCCGGCGGCGCTGTCGGGCATCTTCTCCTCGTTCATCCTCGCGCTTTCGCGAGCGATCGGCGAGACGATGATCGTCGCCATCGCCGCAGGACAGACCCCGCGAATGGCTGACGTGGCCGATCCGGCGGGGATGTTCCTGGATTCGATCCAGACGATGACCGCCGCGATGGTCCAGATCGGGACCGGCGACATCGTCGGTCAAGGCGTCGCGTACAAGAGCCTCTTTGCGGTCGGACTGGCGCTGTTCATCATCACCTTCGTTATGAACCTCATCAGCGAAATAGTTGCGTCACGCTATCGGGAGGTGTATCGCTAA
- the pstA gene encoding phosphate ABC transporter permease PstA, producing MAADTQDASADAGFGRISRTKDVAFRLIALAATLVGIVSLALLLANVTVDAVGWLDWQFLTNPPHPNPYEAGFLPALIGSIAIMLLIALITFPLGVGAAVYLEEYASDGYLTRFIQLNIANLAGVPSVVYGLLGLGLFIGLLNIGYGTILVAAFTVSLLILPIVIISAQEAIRAVPDSQRQASYGMGATKWQTIRNVVLPRAMPGIMTGTILALGRAIGETAPLIMIAAPTTVFGAPTSLFSKVSAMPLQIYNWASYPQTEFQYGVVAAGVVTLLVVLLTMNSIAIVIRNRYQQRT from the coding sequence ATGGCGGCCGACACACAGGACGCATCCGCCGACGCGGGCTTCGGTCGGATCAGCCGAACGAAAGACGTTGCCTTCCGCCTGATCGCGCTTGCGGCGACTCTCGTCGGCATCGTCTCGCTCGCACTGTTGCTGGCGAACGTCACCGTTGACGCCGTTGGCTGGCTCGACTGGCAGTTCCTCACGAATCCACCCCATCCGAACCCGTACGAAGCAGGATTCCTGCCGGCACTGATCGGCTCCATCGCGATCATGCTCCTGATCGCGCTGATCACGTTCCCGCTGGGGGTCGGCGCGGCAGTCTACCTCGAGGAGTACGCCAGCGACGGGTACCTTACACGATTCATCCAGCTCAACATCGCCAATCTCGCCGGCGTCCCGTCGGTCGTTTACGGCCTGCTGGGACTGGGACTGTTCATCGGTCTCCTGAACATCGGCTACGGGACGATACTGGTCGCCGCGTTTACCGTCTCCCTGCTGATCCTCCCTATCGTCATCATTTCGGCACAGGAGGCCATCCGGGCGGTACCCGACTCCCAGCGGCAGGCCTCCTACGGGATGGGCGCGACGAAGTGGCAGACGATCCGCAACGTCGTTCTGCCGCGGGCGATGCCCGGTATCATGACCGGGACGATCCTCGCACTGGGCCGTGCGATCGGCGAGACGGCGCCCCTGATCATGATCGCGGCACCGACGACCGTGTTCGGAGCCCCGACCAGCCTCTTTAGCAAGGTCAGCGCGATGCCCCTGCAGATCTACAACTGGGCGTCCTACCCCCAGACGGAGTTCCAGTACGGCGTCGTCGCCGCCGGCGTCGTCACGCTGCTCGTCGTCTTGCTGACGATGAACTCGATCGCGATCGTCATCCGGAACCGATATCAACAGCGCACCTGA
- the pstB gene encoding phosphate ABC transporter ATP-binding protein PstB yields MTNEQMTSSETESTDDQPAPTPGTDGLADPADTGGETMMDRTLLEARDLSVYYGEEQALADVDIEIPEKKVTAVIGPSGCGKSTFLRCINRMNDLVDSAHVEGELRFDGKNVYDDDVDPVALRRKIGMVFQSPNPFPKSIRDNVAYGLKVQGKDDNVDEKVRTALERAALLEEVEDQLDSSGLDLSGGQQQRLCIARAIAPDPDVILMDEPASALDPIATSKIEDLIEDLAEEYTVVIVTHNMQQAARISDKTAVFLTGGELVEFDDTDKIFENPKHDRVEDYITGKFG; encoded by the coding sequence ATGACTAACGAACAGATGACTTCCTCGGAAACGGAATCGACCGACGACCAGCCTGCCCCGACGCCGGGAACCGACGGCCTCGCCGATCCCGCCGACACTGGCGGGGAGACGATGATGGACCGGACGCTCCTCGAGGCACGAGATCTGAGCGTCTACTACGGTGAGGAACAAGCACTCGCCGACGTGGACATCGAGATCCCCGAAAAGAAGGTCACGGCGGTCATCGGCCCCTCGGGCTGTGGGAAATCGACATTCCTCCGGTGTATCAATCGGATGAACGACCTCGTTGACAGCGCCCACGTCGAGGGAGAACTGCGCTTCGACGGGAAGAACGTCTATGACGATGACGTCGATCCGGTCGCCTTGCGCCGGAAGATCGGCATGGTCTTTCAGTCGCCCAATCCGTTCCCCAAGAGCATCCGCGACAACGTCGCCTACGGGCTGAAGGTTCAGGGCAAGGACGATAACGTCGACGAGAAGGTTCGAACCGCCCTCGAGCGGGCTGCGTTACTCGAGGAAGTCGAAGATCAACTCGACTCGAGCGGACTAGACCTCTCCGGTGGCCAGCAACAGCGGCTCTGTATCGCACGGGCGATCGCACCCGATCCGGACGTGATCCTGATGGACGAGCCGGCCTCGGCGCTGGACCCGATCGCGACCTCGAAGATCGAGGATCTGATCGAGGATCTCGCCGAGGAGTATACGGTCGTCATCGTTACGCACAACATGCAACAGGCCGCTCGGATCTCCGATAAGACAGCGGTCTTCCTGACCGGCGGGGAACTCGTCGAGTTCGACGACACCGACAAGATCTTCGAGAACCCCAAACACGACCGCGTCGAGGACTACATCACCGGCAAGTTCGGATAG
- a CDS encoding metal-dependent hydrolase produces the protein MVADGVHILLSLTLVLLLFRAERPEPYLVSALAAAFPDIDIVIFPLLADLGYGEGILWSHRALTHSLLAGVVVVGLLAYFGPWRAAAVGFGSHLAMDLLSGGVRLFAPIDDTLYGASFDWLFLNTLTAAVAITVILGGLLAMKYDFSYRVPASTPNPVLEWFR, from the coding sequence ATGGTCGCCGATGGGGTCCATATCCTGCTGAGCCTGACACTGGTCTTGCTGCTCTTTCGAGCCGAACGGCCCGAACCGTATCTCGTGTCGGCGCTCGCCGCCGCCTTCCCCGACATCGATATCGTCATCTTTCCGCTGCTGGCAGATCTCGGGTATGGAGAGGGAATTCTGTGGAGTCATCGGGCACTGACACACTCGCTTCTGGCCGGGGTCGTCGTGGTCGGCCTACTCGCTTATTTCGGCCCCTGGAGGGCCGCTGCCGTCGGGTTCGGTTCCCATCTTGCAATGGATCTCCTGAGCGGTGGCGTCCGCCTGTTCGCTCCGATCGACGATACGCTGTACGGGGCGTCGTTCGATTGGCTCTTTCTCAATACCCTCACGGCGGCTGTCGCAATAACCGTGATCCTCGGTGGGTTACTCGCCATGAAATACGACTTCAGCTATCGGGTGCCCGCATCCACTCCAAACCCGGTACTCGAGTGGTTCCGATAG
- the phoU gene encoding phosphate signaling complex protein PhoU → MARKSYQEKLTEVREDVLYMSEVVMERLRMGLDALEQKDEDLAREVIEGDGEINRMYLDLEQDCIDLLALQQPVASDLRFIAASFKIITDLERIADLATNLGEYTMDAQRDLFPDVDVQEMGELTLDMLEDAMLAYDTEDTDTCRELAARDDELDQFAERASEIVVRDLIERELESTDKVERILQDVSRLLLTIRDLERVGDHTVNIAARTLYMVENDDELIY, encoded by the coding sequence ATGGCCAGAAAATCCTACCAGGAAAAGCTCACGGAAGTTCGTGAGGACGTCCTCTACATGAGCGAGGTCGTCATGGAACGGCTTCGAATGGGCCTAGACGCGCTCGAGCAGAAAGACGAGGACCTCGCCCGCGAAGTGATCGAGGGCGACGGCGAGATCAACCGGATGTATCTCGACCTCGAACAGGACTGCATCGACCTGCTCGCGCTCCAGCAGCCGGTCGCGAGCGACCTGCGATTCATCGCCGCGTCGTTCAAGATCATCACCGACCTCGAACGGATCGCCGACCTCGCGACCAACCTCGGCGAGTACACGATGGACGCCCAACGGGACCTGTTCCCTGACGTTGATGTCCAAGAGATGGGCGAACTGACCCTCGATATGCTCGAGGACGCGATGCTCGCCTATGATACCGAGGACACCGACACGTGCCGGGAACTGGCAGCCCGTGACGACGAACTCGACCAGTTCGCCGAACGGGCGAGCGAGATCGTCGTCCGGGACCTCATCGAGCGCGAACTCGAGTCGACTGACAAAGTCGAACGGATCCTGCAGGATGTCTCGCGGCTCCTACTGACGATTCGCGACCTCGAGCGGGTCGGCGATCACACCGTCAACATCGCCGCGCGGACCCTGTATATGGTCGAGAACGACGACGAACTCATCTACTGA
- a CDS encoding plastocyanin/azurin family copper-binding protein, whose translation MLQLTGVATSTAFIAGCGGGGGNGNGNGGGNGGGNGGGGDGVEIEPGTTVEFSGQTSYWEGLAPSEIEGMENPTLILQEGEDYTIGWTEGDGSGHNIEIRNDSDEVVDDLSTEVVSEPDDSQMLDITASSEMAQYVCQPHEAQMVGDLQIGGGGGGSDGNETGGNETGGNETAGNETGGNESANETSG comes from the coding sequence ATGCTTCAGTTGACCGGTGTCGCGACTTCGACGGCGTTTATCGCCGGCTGCGGTGGTGGCGGAGGCAACGGCAATGGTAACGGCGGCGGCAACGGTGGCGGTAACGGCGGCGGTGGTGACGGTGTCGAGATTGAGCCCGGCACGACGGTCGAATTCAGCGGCCAGACTAGTTACTGGGAGGGTCTCGCACCGTCCGAGATCGAAGGGATGGAGAATCCGACACTCATCCTGCAGGAGGGTGAAGACTACACGATCGGTTGGACGGAAGGCGACGGATCGGGCCACAACATCGAGATTCGTAACGATAGCGACGAAGTAGTCGATGACCTCTCGACAGAAGTGGTTTCCGAGCCGGACGACAGCCAGATGCTGGACATCACGGCGAGCAGCGAGATGGCTCAGTATGTCTGTCAGCCCCACGAGGCCCAGATGGTCGGCGATCTCCAGATCGGTGGCGGCGGTGGCGGCAGTGATGGCAACGAAACTGGCGGCAACGAGACCGGTGGCAACGAAACTGCTGGCAACGAAACCGGCGGCAACGAGAGCGCTAACGAAACGAGCGGGTGA
- a CDS encoding FAD-dependent monooxygenase, protein MTDEYEHYEAVVVGCGPGGAAAAARLADHGVETLVLERGTEAGSKNVSGGLIYAEDSAPYTLEDLFDGFRESAAERPVTDYYIHNVAGNTVKTYDLADLHEHDTDWCDAVLRREMDAWLEKRVHEKTSETGGGVLTNVRVNGLLREDGEIIGVTCDELDPIEADLVVAADGVNSELARDAGLMDWEEPNEWFQGVKAVVDMDPDAINDRFDIGSDEGAAHLFSGDLFEDVRGGGFLYTNEDSLSIGTVFHLDSLVKQEAEPHELLDALLTHPLLAGWFKNEYHEREYSAKLVPDSKKVAHREPYRDRLVLVGDAAGQMQAQGPIIKGMNHAVTAGALAADAFAVTRGNSDSEAAGRRYTKLLEDSGTMDKLRPRRYELSRTVGEHDAVTNVVERVLDSPIGSLAVGNPVADRLLQRAYNSPFLVSMLPDTKTGYVSLPTLIAEEHGKTIHWESDIEPPSLEERIGDLTYDTDVGNPHIELRDESYAASGAAVTACPVSAEDFGGGCYRSEAVKTNGTEETLVSLDTQPCVECGTCAIVADTEWEHPRGGKGVEYREG, encoded by the coding sequence ATGACTGATGAGTACGAACACTACGAGGCCGTGGTCGTCGGCTGTGGCCCCGGCGGGGCCGCGGCGGCCGCGCGGCTGGCCGATCACGGTGTCGAGACGCTCGTTCTGGAGCGAGGGACCGAAGCGGGCTCGAAGAACGTCTCCGGTGGACTGATCTACGCCGAGGACTCCGCACCGTACACGCTCGAGGACCTCTTCGACGGCTTCCGTGAGTCGGCCGCCGAACGGCCCGTTACGGACTACTACATCCACAACGTCGCCGGGAACACGGTCAAAACCTACGATCTAGCCGACCTCCACGAGCACGACACCGACTGGTGTGACGCCGTGCTCCGGCGGGAGATGGACGCCTGGCTCGAGAAGCGGGTCCACGAGAAGACGAGCGAGACGGGCGGCGGGGTGCTAACGAACGTGCGAGTGAACGGCCTACTCAGAGAAGACGGAGAGATCATCGGCGTCACCTGTGACGAGCTCGATCCGATCGAAGCCGACCTCGTCGTCGCGGCCGACGGCGTCAACTCCGAACTCGCCCGCGATGCCGGGTTGATGGACTGGGAGGAGCCCAATGAGTGGTTCCAAGGTGTCAAGGCCGTCGTAGATATGGATCCCGACGCGATCAACGACAGGTTCGACATCGGCTCGGACGAAGGCGCAGCCCACCTGTTTTCGGGCGACCTCTTCGAGGACGTCCGCGGTGGCGGCTTCCTCTACACGAACGAGGATTCGCTCTCGATCGGGACCGTCTTCCACCTCGACAGTCTCGTCAAGCAGGAGGCCGAACCCCACGAACTGCTCGATGCCTTGCTGACCCATCCGCTGTTGGCGGGCTGGTTCAAAAACGAGTACCACGAGCGGGAGTACTCGGCGAAGCTCGTCCCCGACTCGAAGAAGGTCGCCCACCGAGAGCCCTACCGCGACCGGCTCGTCCTCGTCGGCGACGCCGCCGGCCAGATGCAGGCCCAGGGACCAATCATCAAGGGGATGAACCACGCCGTCACTGCCGGGGCACTCGCGGCCGACGCCTTCGCCGTCACCCGGGGAAACAGCGATTCCGAGGCCGCCGGCCGGCGCTATACGAAGCTGCTCGAGGACTCCGGCACGATGGACAAACTCCGACCCCGGCGGTACGAACTCTCTCGGACCGTCGGCGAGCACGACGCCGTGACGAACGTTGTCGAACGGGTCCTCGACTCGCCGATCGGCTCGCTGGCGGTCGGGAACCCCGTTGCCGACCGCCTGCTGCAGCGGGCGTACAACTCGCCGTTCCTCGTGTCGATGCTGCCGGATACGAAGACAGGCTACGTCTCTCTGCCGACGCTGATCGCCGAGGAACACGGTAAGACGATCCACTGGGAGAGCGATATCGAGCCGCCGAGCCTCGAGGAGCGCATCGGCGACCTCACCTACGACACCGACGTGGGCAACCCACATATCGAACTCAGGGACGAATCCTACGCCGCCAGCGGTGCGGCGGTCACCGCCTGTCCGGTCAGCGCGGAGGACTTCGGCGGTGGCTGCTACCGCTCTGAGGCGGTCAAGACCAACGGCACCGAGGAGACGCTGGTCAGCCTCGATACCCAACCCTGCGTCGAGTGTGGGACCTGTGCGATCGTCGCCGACACCGAGTGGGAACACCCCCGCGGCGGCAAGGGCGTCGAGTATCGCGAGGGATAG
- a CDS encoding electron transfer flavoprotein subunit alpha/FixB family protein, giving the protein MTAIDPDDHTVDELTEELETVDDEDELQAILEAERAGQDRATAREAVHRRLEETGAEADDESDGVEEGTETEGEYEETKEDVGDEAEGEDVDEDEIDESETEPDEAEGEAEEDDGLSHPTRDKKHIRALEDGDYADMWIFCETQGGELLDVSREMLGKGRELMDQFETDYGDEEDVVAFLMGDDCEDLAEECIAYGADVAVYHEDERLERFLHKPYTEIASHMARGEGTIESTDWREYDKPRYILFPATNNGRDLSAKVQAELDSGLASDCSDLFIEENEISNPVKTGEPGVKKTVEKVLHMKRPDFSGFEYSTILCLDNPDRDFHPQGASVIPGSFEPIEPDADRDGLVVEHEMELPDDWFRVEITEYDQLEAGIDLTGHDVIVCLGRGIGDDPTEGMELGLDLVDAFEDAELGITRGIVTSSYQFEGHVEAYSKEERQIGETGQVVAPTIYIAAGVSGAVQHKVGMDESDTIIAINTDTDARIRDFSDYFIEGDLFEVLPRLTEAVESGETDLEPEAVADGGEDDD; this is encoded by the coding sequence ATGACAGCAATAGATCCAGACGACCACACGGTTGACGAACTGACCGAGGAACTCGAGACGGTCGACGATGAGGACGAACTACAGGCGATCCTCGAGGCAGAGCGAGCCGGACAGGACCGGGCGACGGCTCGCGAGGCGGTCCACCGGCGGCTCGAGGAGACCGGTGCCGAAGCGGACGACGAGAGCGACGGCGTCGAGGAGGGCACGGAAACGGAAGGCGAGTACGAGGAGACGAAAGAGGACGTGGGTGACGAAGCAGAGGGTGAGGACGTAGACGAAGACGAAATCGACGAATCAGAAACCGAGCCAGACGAAGCCGAAGGGGAAGCGGAGGAAGACGACGGCCTCTCTCATCCTACCCGTGACAAGAAACACATCCGGGCGCTCGAGGACGGCGACTACGCGGACATGTGGATCTTCTGTGAGACGCAGGGCGGGGAGTTGCTCGATGTCTCGAGGGAGATGCTCGGGAAGGGCCGCGAACTGATGGACCAGTTCGAAACGGACTACGGTGACGAGGAAGACGTTGTCGCGTTCCTGATGGGCGACGACTGCGAGGACCTCGCCGAGGAATGCATCGCCTACGGGGCCGATGTCGCGGTCTATCACGAAGACGAGCGCCTCGAGCGGTTCCTGCACAAGCCCTACACCGAAATCGCGTCCCACATGGCTCGCGGGGAGGGAACCATCGAGAGCACCGACTGGCGGGAGTACGACAAGCCGCGCTATATCCTGTTCCCGGCGACGAACAACGGCCGGGACCTCTCGGCGAAGGTTCAGGCCGAACTCGACTCCGGGCTGGCCTCGGACTGTTCGGACCTGTTCATCGAGGAAAACGAAATCTCGAATCCGGTCAAGACCGGTGAGCCCGGCGTCAAGAAGACCGTCGAGAAGGTCCTGCACATGAAGCGGCCCGACTTCTCGGGCTTCGAGTACTCGACGATCCTCTGTCTCGATAACCCGGACCGGGACTTTCATCCGCAGGGAGCATCGGTCATTCCGGGCAGCTTCGAGCCGATAGAGCCGGACGCCGATCGCGACGGGCTGGTCGTCGAACACGAAATGGAACTCCCCGACGACTGGTTCCGCGTCGAGATTACCGAGTACGATCAACTCGAGGCCGGGATCGACCTCACCGGCCACGATGTGATCGTCTGTCTCGGCCGCGGGATTGGGGACGATCCCACCGAGGGGATGGAACTCGGCCTCGACCTCGTGGACGCGTTCGAGGACGCCGAACTCGGCATCACGCGGGGGATCGTTACCTCCTCCTACCAGTTCGAGGGCCACGTCGAGGCGTACTCGAAGGAGGAACGCCAGATCGGTGAGACCGGGCAGGTCGTCGCACCCACGATCTACATCGCCGCTGGCGTCTCCGGTGCGGTCCAGCACAAGGTCGGCATGGACGAGTCCGATACCATCATCGCGATCAACACCGATACCGACGCCCGGATCCGGGACTTCTCGGATTACTTCATTGAGGGAGATCTCTTCGAGGTCCTGCCACGGCTCACCGAGGCCGTCGAATCGGGAGAGACGGACCTCGAGCCCGAGGCCGTCGCCGACGGAGGTGAGGACGATGACTGA